TGTTGCGTGCCTACGAGTCCTACCTCGACGGGGGCGGCCGGCTGATGTACCTCGGTGGGAACGGCTTCTACTGGGTGACTTCGATCGATCCCGAGGAGGGACACACCATTGAGATTCGCCGCACCGCAGGCATTCGCGCATGGCAGCCGGAGCCGGGTGAGTGGCACCACCTGACCACAGGGGAGCTCGGTGGTCTCTGGCGCACCCGCGGAATCCCACCTCAGCGCATCGTCGGCGTCGGCATGGCCTCACAGGGCTTCGACACCAACCGCCCGTACGACGTGCTGGTCGACGTCGAGGACCCCCGCTGCGCCTTCGTCTTTGATGGGGTCGAGCTCGTGGATGGCCGCCTCGGCGAGTTCGACTCGATGGTCAACGGGCGGGGCGCGGCCGGAGTCGAGATCGATCGTGCAGACCACGCTCTAGGCACATCTCCCGACGCGCTCGTCCTCGCCTCCGCAACCGGGTTCAGCCGTGCCTATGGGCTGGATCCGATCGAAGTAGCTCTGCCCGACGGCTGCTACGACGGCACGACCAGCGACAAGGTCCGCGCCGACCTGGTGCTCGAGCCCAAGCCGCGCCAGGGTGCGGTATTCGCCACCTCGAGCATCGCATGGTCGGGTTCGTTGCTCGTCAATGGAGGTGACAACAACGTGTCCCGCGTAACCCGCAACGTCCTGGATGCCTTCCTGACGCAAGATGTGCTCCCGTTCAATCGGGCTCCGCGCGATTGACCACCGGGCAGCTTCCGCGGCGTCCCGTTCGCGGCGTGACGGTGGGTGAGTCCGGCTGAACACAGGGCTCTCTTGCACCCACTGCACGAAGCACCGACCAGCTGCCCCGACCGATGCCGGGCTGCGGATGGGGGCGGGCAGCACTGGACAGCAACCGCGCGTTGGAGAGCTGCTGGGTGTTCGGCGCCAGCGAGGTCAGGCAGTTGATGACGCCTCACCCACCAGGAGCAGCACGCGCAGCACGAGCTTGCGGTAGAGGATCGGCGAGATGTCTGATCGTTGCGTGGGGGTGGTCTCGGTACTCATGGTGACGGCTGCCTCCTGGGGGTGGGGACGGGTGAAGCGGCGGTGAGGTAGTCCTCGGCCGCACGACAGGCCAGGGCGCGCAGCGCCGGGCCGAACTCCTTCGCGGTGCCGGTCTCGGGCCGGGACTGGACCCAACCGAGGTAGGTCGTGCCGCGCAGGTAGAGGAAGAGCGGCAGCAGGCGCTCGTCGTCGGCCGCCAGGTCCCGTTCCGACCGGTAGCCGGACAGGAGCGCGGCACGCAACGCATCGAAGCAGGACTGGTCGAGGTGGAAGTACAGCGCGGTGGCGAGCTCGAACAGGTACCAGCCGTGGCCGGCGTCGTCGAAGTCGATCAGCTGGAGCTCGCCGCCGTCGACGAGGATGTTCTCAGGGACCAGGTCCGCGTGGATCAGGCCGTAGCCGTCGTGCCGGCCGAGGGCCAGCAGGTCGGCCCGAGCGCGATCACGTGCACGGACCAGCAGGTCGCGTTCGGCGTCGGTGAGTGCGCCGTACTCCCAGAACCGTCCCCAGCGCGGGTGCTCCCCGACGAGGGCGTCCGCGTCCCAGGCGGGACGGGTGAACCCCTGCGGCAACACCCAGGTGGCTGTGTGCCGGTGCAGGCGGGCCGCCAGCCGACCGGCATCGGCGAACAGGCGGACCGCATCGCCCTCGGCAAGGTCGACACCGGCCTCCGAGGTGCCCGCGGGCCGGCCGGACAACCAGCCGAGCACGGTCACCTGTCGCGGCTCCGGTACGCCGGGGTGCGCTGCCTCGACGACCAGGCTCCCGTCGGCCGCGGACACGACCGGCGGCACCGTGAAGCCGTCGACGTCGTGCAGAGAGCGCATCCACTCGAGCTCCGAGATCACAGCGGCCGGAGAGTGGTAGGCATGTCGGTGCACGCGAACCGCCACCCTGCGTCCGGTGGCCAGCTCGGCGGAGAACACGGCGTTCTCACGGTACTTCACCAGCTCCAGGCGGTGCAGGCCGCCGGCCCAGGATGCCCCGGCCACGTCGGCGAGGCGTGCCAGCGCCGCGGCCTGCTCGCGGTCCGGGAGCGTGTAGAAGCTCACCACGGCCCGGTGCCGTCGGAGGCCCGGTCGGGGACACCGTCGAGGGCGTCGTCGAGAGCGTCGAGCAGCCGGTCAGCGTGCTCGGTGGCGAAGACCAGCGGCGGCCGGATCTTCAGCACGTTGTCGTGTCGACCGATCCGGCTCAGCAGCACACCCCGGTCGCGCATGGCGTTGACCAGCCAGGCGGTGCGAGCGGCGTCCGGAACCCCGTCGTGCTCGATCTCGACGCCCACGAAGAGACCGCGGCCGCGGATGTCACCGAGCGGCTCGTGACGCGCGGCCAGCTTCGCCAGGCCCTCGCGCAGGTGGGCGCCGACCCGGTGGGCGTTGGCCTGGAGCCCCTCCTCGTCGAGGACGTCGAGCACGGCCGCGCCGGCCGCCGCAGAGACCGGGTTGCCGCCGAAGGTGTTGAAGTAGGTCGCCGCCGACTGGAATGCCGACACCAGCTCGTTGCCGGCGACGACGCCGGCGATCGGGTGGCCGTTGCCCATCGGCTTGCCCAGCGTGACGAGGTCAGGAGTGACGCCGGCCAGTTCATGGCCCCACAGCGCGTCGCCGGTCCGGCCGAACCCGGCCTGGACCTCGTCGCAGATGAAGAGGCCACCCGCGGCGCGGACCAGCTCGACCGCGCCGGCGACGTACCCGGCGACCGCGTCGGGCAGACCCTCGTTGGCGAAGAAGGAGTCGATCAGGATGGCGCCGACGCCGTCGCCCGACGCCTCGAGCGAGCGCACCGCCTCGGCCACCTCGCCCAGGTACCGCTCGAGCAGCTCGGCCTCGGTCAGGCCTGCGCCGTCATGGCGGGGGTCCGGGACCCGCACGGCCCGCGCGCTGGCCGGGAACTCCTCCACGACCGGGAAGCAGGTCGTCAGGGACGCGAGCGTCGCGGTGTTCCCGTGGTAGCTGAAGTCGCTCACGATCAGCCCGCGCCGACCGGTCGCGAACCGGGCCATCCGCAGCGCGAGCTCGTTGGACTCGCTGCCGGAGCAGGTGAGCACGGCGGTGTCGAGGGAGTCGGCGAACCGCGCGGTGAGCCGCTCCGCGTAGTCGACGACGACACCGTCGAGGTAGCGCGTGTGCAGGTTGAGCGTCGCCGCCTGTCGAGCCACGGCCTGCACGACGTGCGGGTGGCAGTGGCCGACGTGCGGCACGTTGTTGTAGGCGTCGAGGTAACGGCGTCCATCGGCGTCCTCGACCCAGACGCCGCTCCCGCGCACCAGGTGCACCGGGCGGTCGTAGAACAGCGGGGCGTTGCGCCCCAGGACGCCGCGGCGACGCTCGAGCAGGTGGTCCAGGCCGGTCATCTCGTCACTCCTCGATGGTCTCGAGGACGCCCCGGTAGTCGTCAGGCCGGCGGACCCGCAGCCACAGGCCCTGGCCGACCCCGAAGGCGGGGAACGCGGCGATGAGGACGTAGAAGAACAGCACGCGGCCGGTCACGTGGGGCTCGCCGAGCAGCAACGGGAAGTTCTCGATCTGGAGGTAGGCGACGAACAGCAGCCCGGCCAGACCGAGTCCGGGCGCGACCCAGCTGCGCCACGGTCCCTCATCGACGCCGGGGCGAGCGAGGTAGACGATCACCGCGATGCTGGCGAGGGCCATGAGCAGCACGATGGAGAACATCGCGACCCCGCCGAACCAGGTGAAGACCTGCATGATCGGGTCCAGGCCGCTCGCCGCGAAGACCGCGACCATGGCCAGCGCGAGCGAGATCTGCGCGAGGGCGGCGACGTACGGCGAGCCGTGCCGGGGATGCACCTTCGCGAAGGATCGGGGCAGTGCGTGGGCGATGCCCATGGAGTGCCCATAGCGGTTGAGCACATTGTGGAAGGACAGCACGCAGGCGTAGAGGCTGGTGATCAGCAGCAGGTTGACCACCTGGGCGCCGGTCCCGCCGAGGTACTCCCCCGCCAGCACCATGATGAAGTCGCCCACGTGCTCGGGGATCCAGGACGGGAACCGGCCGACCCCGACCGCGAGGATCAGCGCCCACTGGGTGAAGGTGTAGAAGACGGCGATCACGATGACAGCGCCGTACGTCGCCCGCGGGACCGTGCGGTCGGGGTCCTTGGCCTCGTCGCGGAAGATCGCGGTCGACTCGAAGCCGAGGAAGCTCGCGATGGCGAACATCAGGCCCAGGCCGGGCGAGCCGGTCGTCACGTTGTCCCAGTGGAACGAATCGAGGCTGACGCCGTCGTGGCCACCCTCGGCCAGCGCGACGACGGCGAGCAGCACGACGATGCCGATCTCGAGGACGAGCATGACGCCGAGGACCTTGGCGCTGAGGTCGAGGTGGCGGTAGCCGAGCATGCCGGTGACCGCGAGCGTTGCGAGCGAGTACACCCACCAAGCGACGTCCGGACCGTTGAGGCTGTCGACGACGAACGCCTGCAGCTGGGCACCGAGCATGGCCGCGATGCCGACCTGCGCGGTCGTGTAGGTGAGGATCGCGAGCCAGGCCGCGCCCAGGCCCGCCGGCCGGCCGAGGCCGTGCCCGACGTAGGTGAAGAAGGCGCCCGGCCGGTGCACGGTCCGCGCCATCGTGGTCAGGCCGACGGTGAAGAGCAGCAGCACGACGCTGCTGCCGAGGGTCAGCGCCGGCGTTCCGACACCGTTGCCCAGCATGGCCTGCAGCGGGAAGACGCCGCCGACGGCGGTGAGCGGTGCGGCGGCGGCGACCACCATGAAGATGATGGCGGTGACGCCGAGGCTCCCCTGCAGGCGGTGCTCGCGGGCATCGCCCGGGGAGGGAGTGACACTGGTGGCGGCACGGCCGCCGAGTTCGTCGAGGTGGGACACGGGTGGTTCTCCGTTCTTGTGGGTCGCGCTCAGCGCGGGCGCCCGGGGAGGTGGAAGAGGCCGTCGGGGTCCCAGGTCGAGCGCAGCTCGGTCAGCCGGCGCCAGCTCTCCGGGCTGAAGGAGCGCTCCAGACGCTCGGGATGGCGTTCGTGGTCGGCTTCGCTGACGAAGTTGCCGACGCTGAGCGGCGCGAGGATCGCCGACATCTCCTCGATCCAGCGCGCGTTCGCCTCGTCTGCAGCCGGGTCGGTCCACAGCGCGTACGCCATGACCAGGGTGCGGTGGTCCATCGAGTAGGCGCCGGCTCGGGGGTCCAGGCCGACCTGCTTCCCGTTCCCCGGCATCAGGGCGACGAAGTTGCTCAGGCCCGACGGCGCCCGCACGAAGGCGTCGGCGAGCGGGACCATCGCGCCCGCGGCGTCCAGGTCGGTCCAGAAGGCGTCGGCCAGGTAGCGGTGTCCGTCGGGGTACTCGGCGTCGAAGGACGCCGAGAGGTCCTCGTAGGCCACCGGCGCCAGGTCGGTGCAGGCCAGCGGCTCGACGCCGGGACCGTCGGCGAACGGCGCGAGCGCCGCCCGCGCCTCGGCCTCGGTGTCGACGTACGCGGTGGCGAGCACAGTCACGATGCGGTCGGGATAGCCCTCACTCGGCAGGTGGTCGTGGCGCCCGGGACCGCCGGCCGCCGTGAACACCTCGACGTACGACGGCAGCGTGGCCGACACCCGGCTCACCCAGGCGCTGACCGCGGCGAGGTGCTCGTGGTCGAACACCCACGATGAGACCCGGGTGTCGACCGGGCGGTCCTGGAGGTCGAGCTCGAACTCCGTGACCACTCCGGGGAAGAGGGGTCCCGCGCCGCGGGCCAGCCAGAGCAGGTCCCGGTTCTCGCTCTCCGACGCCACCACGAGCTCGCCCTCGGCCGTCACGACCCGCACGCTGCGCACGCTGTAGCAGGCGGGCTTCCAGTGTCCCGAGTTGACGCCGATCCCGCCGCCGAGCAGGTAGCCACCGGCACCCGGGGTCCCGCAGTGCCCTGATGAGTAGGCGAGACCGTGCGCGGCGACGGCCGGGACGATCGCGGAGCTGCGGGCAGCGGGACCCACCCGCAGCCTCCTGCGCTCGGCGTCGACGTCGACACCGTCGAATGCGCTCATGTCGATCAGGACGCCGCCCTCACGCACCGGCGCGGCGATCCAGCTGTGCCCACCGGAGAGGACGGCGACCTGGTGGCCGTCGCGCCGGGCGGCGCGCACGGTGTCGACGACGTCCTGCTCGGTGCGCGGACGGACGACCACGTCGGGACGGCGGTCGACGGGCAGCTGGTTGAACACGAGGTCGGCGAGCCGTTTCTCGAAGCCGGGGTCGGAACGCGTCAGCCGCGGGCTATCCGTCCTCACGGGACCACCAGCTGACGCGACTCGTGGGCGTGCACCAGGCGCCAGTCGCCGCCGGACCTCCGTAGGGCGGCGGTGAAGCGCACCTCCCCGGTCAACGGTTCCTCGATGCCGTGCAGGTGCATCGAGGTCGCCAGGGTCGAGAAGCAGAGCGCCAGGTCCCCGGCCACGGTCACGTCGGTCTCGAGCTCGCGCCACTCGGCGATCCGCTCGACGACGGCCGGGATCCCCGTCCAGTAGGCGACGATCTCCTCCCATGTGCGGCACGGCCGTGCGTACTCCTCCGGCTGGTACAGCAGGTCGGAGTACTCCTGGTCCCACAGCGCCTGGAGGCCGTCGAGGTCCAGCGCCTGCAGGGCTTCGCCGTACGCCGTCCAGGTGGCCCGGACCCGCTGCTCGTCGGTCGTCATCGGTGTGCCTCCGGTCAGAGGACGACCGTGACGGTCTTGGTCTCGGTGTTGGCGGCGATCGCCTCCACCCCCAGCTCCCGGCCGACGCCGCTGGCCTTCGTCCCGCCCCAGGGCAGCTGCGGGGCCAGCGGCGACCAGCCGTTGACACCGATCGCGCCCGCCTGCAGCTGGGCGGACACCGTGTGGGCGCGGGCGAGGTCGCGGGTCCAGACGGTGGCCGCGAGCCCGTAGTCGTTGTCGTTGGCGAGTGCGACGGCCTCGTCGGGGTCGTCGAACGGGATGACCGTCCCGACAGGTCCGAAGATCTCCTCCCGGGCGATCGTCATGTCGTTGGTGCCCGCGAAGACCGTCGGCGCCACGAAGAAGCCCGGGCCGTCCGGGGCCGTGCCGCCGGTGACGAGGGCGGCGCCGTCCGCGGCCCCCTGCTTCACGTAGCCGAGCACGCGGTCCCGCTGGGCCGCGTTGACGAGGGGGCCCATCGTGGTGCCCTCGGCGAACGGGTCGCCGACCACCTGGGCCTCGGCTGCCTGCTTGAGGCCCTGGAGGACGTCGTCGTACACCGAGCGGTGGGCGAGGATCCGCGTGCCGGCGGCGCAGACCTCGCCGGAGTTGAAGAACAGGCCCATCCCGGCGCCCTGGACGGCGGCCTCGAGAGCGGCGTCCTCGAAGATGATCTGGGGCGACTTGCCGCCGAGCTCGAGCGTGGTGCGCTTGAAGGAGCCGGCCGAGTTGACCAGGATCCGGCGACCGACCTCGGTGGAGCCGGTGAAGGAGACCTTGCGCACGCCGGGGTGGAGGCTCAGCGCCTCGCCGGCGACCGTGCCCGCGCCCGGCAGCACCTGCACGGTGCCGGCCGGGAACCCGGCCTCCTCGACCAGGGCGGCGAGGTGCAGGATCGAGAGGGAGGCGTCCTCGGCCGGCTTCACGATGACCGCGTTGCCGCAGGCGAGGGCCGGCGCGAGCTTCCAGCCGAGGATCATCAGCGGCGCGTTCCAGGGCACGATCGCGGCGACGACGCCGAGGGGCTCGCGGCGCGTGTAGGCGTGGGTGGGCCGGCCGAAGTAGCCGTCGTTGGCGATGGTCTCGCCGTTGATCTTGTCGGCCCAGCCGGCGAAGTGACGCAGCGTTGCTGCCAGGTTGGGCACGAACATCATCCCGGCGAAACCGACCGGGATGCCCATGTCGAGCGCGTCCAGCGTGGCCAGGGTGGCGGCGTCGCGCTCGACGAGGTCGGCAAGCCGGTTGAGCAGCTGGCCCTTGGCGGAGCCGGGGAGCGCACCCCACTCGCCCCGCACGGCGGCCGTGGCCGCGGCGACCGCCGCGTCGACGTCGGCCGCTCCGGCCGCCTGGATCGCGGTGATCGGCTCCCCGGTGGTGGGGTTTAGGACCGTGAGGGGGTCCGCGCTGCCGGCGCGCCAGGCGCCGTCGAGGAAGAGCTGGGTGTGCAGGGCGGGTACGGCGACCATCGGATGCTCCTGGTGCTGTCGGGACTGCGCCGGTACCTGCCGGCGTCATGTGATCCACGACACTAGGAACGGCGGTTCGGTCAGTCGATTGGCGAAACCCCTTGCCCGGAGGGGGATTCCCGACGTGGCCGTAAGGAAATCACTCAGCCGGGCAAGGGGCTCCGGATCAGGTGGAGGCGGCGCGTACGGCGGGCAGCACCCGCTCGACGAGCAGCTCGAGGCCTCGGCGTTCGTCGAGGCCGAAGGGGTTGCCGAGGTAGACCTTGTCCACCCCGGCCGACGCGAGCTCGACCAGGTGGTCGACCACGTCGCTCGGTGTCCCGCAGACCAGGAAGCGGCGCAACAGGGCGGCAGGGACGAGTCGTCCGGCGCCCTCCTCGTCGCCGTCGGCGAGGAGGTCCCGGATCCGCTCGATCAGGTCGGGGTCGAGGTCGACCGTGGGGTCCAGGTGACCGACCGCCTCGACGTACATGGCTCCCCTGGCGCGGGCCAGCGCCTCGGCCGCGGACCGGTCCTCGTCGACGACCAGCATCGGGTTGAAGGAGACGACGAGATCGTCCACGTCGCGACCGGCCCGTTCCGCGCCCGGCGCGGCCAGGTCGCGGATGACCTTCGCCATGTCGGGGTTCGCAGTGCCGCCGACCTCGATCTCGTCGGCGATCTCGCCCGCCAGTGCGGCCATCCGGGGGCTCCAGGTGCCGATCACGAGCGGGATCCGGTCGCGATGGACGTCGTACTGCAGGCCGAGGCCGGCGGCGAGCTGGAACACGGTCCCGTTCATGCCCGACCGGTCGTCGCGCAGCAGCCGCGCGACGATGTCCGCGGTCTCGCGGACCGCGGTGATGGCGCGGCGCTGGTCGAGCCCGAGCTGGTGCAGCCAGGCGCCGCGCACCAGGCCGAGATGGGCTCGTCCGCCCGATGCCGCGTCGAGGTAGGCGACCTGACCGGCGATCTCGACGGGGTGCACGGTGAACGGGGTCAGGCAGCCGAGCCCGAGCTGGACGCGGTCGGTCGCGGCCGCCATCTCCAGCAGTGGCCCCAGCGGCGGCCGGAACAACAGGTCGCTGTAGACGACGAGCTCGTCGACGCCGTTCTCCTCCGCGTAGCGCGCGAGCGGGGCGTACGACCCGGGGCGGCCGGACGCCGCCCAGCCGAGACCGATGCGGAGCCCTGCCGCGCCCGTCACATCAGGTCCGCCGCGCGGTGCCGGCGCAGCGCGGTGCGCTCGATCCGCATGACCACCCGCTCGTCGGGATCCGGACAGGTGGCGTGGGCGTCGCAGGCCATCCAGTCGTGCTCCGCGAGCGGCCGCTGCTTGGCCGAGATCATCGGGAAGACCGCCTGCATGGCGTACATGCAGAAGTGCTTGCCGTCGGGGATCCGCACCTCGTCGGTCCCGCTGACGTCGAAGTGGTCGCCGACGGACAGGCCGCAGATCGACCGCCCCTCGATCCGCTCGACGACGACGCGCAGGTCGTACAGCTCCACGGTTGGTTCATCGCTCATCTGACGGGCATCTCCCTTGTCGTGGTGGTGGGTCAGATCGGCACGCCGGTCCTGAGCACCTCGCTCACCAACGTGCCGAGGCTCTCGGCATCGGTCTTCGCCTTGATCCGGGCGCGGTGCACGTCGACCGTCTTGACGCTCGCGCCCAGCCGGCGGGCGATCATCTGGCTCGACAGACCGTCGACGACCAGCCGGAGCACCTCGCGCTCGCGGGGCGTCAGCTGGTCCAGTCGGTCCTCGACCTCGCAGCGCAGGGCGCGCTCGGCGAACAGCTCACGGGC
This genomic interval from Nocardioides kongjuensis contains the following:
- a CDS encoding phosphotransferase, with the translated sequence MSFYTLPDREQAAALARLADVAGASWAGGLHRLELVKYRENAVFSAELATGRRVAVRVHRHAYHSPAAVISELEWMRSLHDVDGFTVPPVVSAADGSLVVEAAHPGVPEPRQVTVLGWLSGRPAGTSEAGVDLAEGDAVRLFADAGRLAARLHRHTATWVLPQGFTRPAWDADALVGEHPRWGRFWEYGALTDAERDLLVRARDRARADLLALGRHDGYGLIHADLVPENILVDGGELQLIDFDDAGHGWYLFELATALYFHLDQSCFDALRAALLSGYRSERDLAADDERLLPLFLYLRGTTYLGWVQSRPETGTAKEFGPALRALACRAAEDYLTAASPVPTPRRQPSP
- a CDS encoding aspartate aminotransferase family protein; the protein is MTGLDHLLERRRGVLGRNAPLFYDRPVHLVRGSGVWVEDADGRRYLDAYNNVPHVGHCHPHVVQAVARQAATLNLHTRYLDGVVVDYAERLTARFADSLDTAVLTCSGSESNELALRMARFATGRRGLIVSDFSYHGNTATLASLTTCFPVVEEFPASARAVRVPDPRHDGAGLTEAELLERYLGEVAEAVRSLEASGDGVGAILIDSFFANEGLPDAVAGYVAGAVELVRAAGGLFICDEVQAGFGRTGDALWGHELAGVTPDLVTLGKPMGNGHPIAGVVAGNELVSAFQSAATYFNTFGGNPVSAAAGAAVLDVLDEEGLQANAHRVGAHLREGLAKLAARHEPLGDIRGRGLFVGVEIEHDGVPDAARTAWLVNAMRDRGVLLSRIGRHDNVLKIRPPLVFATEHADRLLDALDDALDGVPDRASDGTGPW
- a CDS encoding APC family permease, with the protein product MSHLDELGGRAATSVTPSPGDAREHRLQGSLGVTAIIFMVVAAAAPLTAVGGVFPLQAMLGNGVGTPALTLGSSVVLLLFTVGLTTMARTVHRPGAFFTYVGHGLGRPAGLGAAWLAILTYTTAQVGIAAMLGAQLQAFVVDSLNGPDVAWWVYSLATLAVTGMLGYRHLDLSAKVLGVMLVLEIGIVVLLAVVALAEGGHDGVSLDSFHWDNVTTGSPGLGLMFAIASFLGFESTAIFRDEAKDPDRTVPRATYGAVIVIAVFYTFTQWALILAVGVGRFPSWIPEHVGDFIMVLAGEYLGGTGAQVVNLLLITSLYACVLSFHNVLNRYGHSMGIAHALPRSFAKVHPRHGSPYVAALAQISLALAMVAVFAASGLDPIMQVFTWFGGVAMFSIVLLMALASIAVIVYLARPGVDEGPWRSWVAPGLGLAGLLFVAYLQIENFPLLLGEPHVTGRVLFFYVLIAAFPAFGVGQGLWLRVRRPDDYRGVLETIEE
- a CDS encoding FAD-binding protein — its product is MRTDSPRLTRSDPGFEKRLADLVFNQLPVDRRPDVVVRPRTEQDVVDTVRAARRDGHQVAVLSGGHSWIAAPVREGGVLIDMSAFDGVDVDAERRRLRVGPAARSSAIVPAVAAHGLAYSSGHCGTPGAGGYLLGGGIGVNSGHWKPACYSVRSVRVVTAEGELVVASESENRDLLWLARGAGPLFPGVVTEFELDLQDRPVDTRVSSWVFDHEHLAAVSAWVSRVSATLPSYVEVFTAAGGPGRHDHLPSEGYPDRIVTVLATAYVDTEAEARAALAPFADGPGVEPLACTDLAPVAYEDLSASFDAEYPDGHRYLADAFWTDLDAAGAMVPLADAFVRAPSGLSNFVALMPGNGKQVGLDPRAGAYSMDHRTLVMAYALWTDPAADEANARWIEEMSAILAPLSVGNFVSEADHERHPERLERSFSPESWRRLTELRSTWDPDGLFHLPGRPR
- a CDS encoding nuclear transport factor 2 family protein codes for the protein MTTDEQRVRATWTAYGEALQALDLDGLQALWDQEYSDLLYQPEEYARPCRTWEEIVAYWTGIPAVVERIAEWRELETDVTVAGDLALCFSTLATSMHLHGIEEPLTGEVRFTAALRRSGGDWRLVHAHESRQLVVP
- a CDS encoding aldehyde dehydrogenase family protein, with product MVAVPALHTQLFLDGAWRAGSADPLTVLNPTTGEPITAIQAAGAADVDAAVAAATAAVRGEWGALPGSAKGQLLNRLADLVERDAATLATLDALDMGIPVGFAGMMFVPNLAATLRHFAGWADKINGETIANDGYFGRPTHAYTRREPLGVVAAIVPWNAPLMILGWKLAPALACGNAVIVKPAEDASLSILHLAALVEEAGFPAGTVQVLPGAGTVAGEALSLHPGVRKVSFTGSTEVGRRILVNSAGSFKRTTLELGGKSPQIIFEDAALEAAVQGAGMGLFFNSGEVCAAGTRILAHRSVYDDVLQGLKQAAEAQVVGDPFAEGTTMGPLVNAAQRDRVLGYVKQGAADGAALVTGGTAPDGPGFFVAPTVFAGTNDMTIAREEIFGPVGTVIPFDDPDEAVALANDNDYGLAATVWTRDLARAHTVSAQLQAGAIGVNGWSPLAPQLPWGGTKASGVGRELGVEAIAANTETKTVTVVL
- a CDS encoding LLM class flavin-dependent oxidoreductase, whose translation is MTGAAGLRIGLGWAASGRPGSYAPLARYAEENGVDELVVYSDLLFRPPLGPLLEMAAATDRVQLGLGCLTPFTVHPVEIAGQVAYLDAASGGRAHLGLVRGAWLHQLGLDQRRAITAVRETADIVARLLRDDRSGMNGTVFQLAAGLGLQYDVHRDRIPLVIGTWSPRMAALAGEIADEIEVGGTANPDMAKVIRDLAAPGAERAGRDVDDLVVSFNPMLVVDEDRSAAEALARARGAMYVEAVGHLDPTVDLDPDLIERIRDLLADGDEEGAGRLVPAALLRRFLVCGTPSDVVDHLVELASAGVDKVYLGNPFGLDERRGLELLVERVLPAVRAAST
- a CDS encoding TIGR04076 family protein: MSDEPTVELYDLRVVVERIEGRSICGLSVGDHFDVSGTDEVRIPDGKHFCMYAMQAVFPMISAKQRPLAEHDWMACDAHATCPDPDERVVMRIERTALRRHRAADLM